A stretch of DNA from Pseudobacteriovorax antillogorgiicola:
GATGGCCTCAATTTCTTCAGCCATTTTGGCTTGATTTTCTTGAATGCCAGCACCCATGGTTTGCATCACCTTTGCTGTGATTTCGGGCGTCTTTTCAACCATGGCTTGCCCCACCTCGCTTTTTTGGAAGTCGATCAAGGCTTGCAGCTCATTGGCAGTGAATGACTCAGCATAGATTTCGTAGAAACTGCGCTCCCACTTTTCCCAGGCAATGTATTTCTTCATCACGTCTTTCATTGCAGCAACCCCTTCGGCATCCAGCTCACCTTCTTCAGACTGAAGCATGGAGTCAAAGGACACTTCAATCATCTTCGACATCTGTTCATCCATTGCCATAACTTCAAAGTATTCTCCCGCCAAGCCCAAGCGCAGGTCAGGAGTATCTTCTGCTGGGGTATAGCGATATTGCGAGGAGCTAGAAGCTCCATCGGCACTTACAGTGGCTTGAGGTTGGCTGTGAAGGGACTTGAGCGCTAACTTCAACTCTTGGTTCTCTTGATTGAGCTGCAGAACCTGTTCCTTTAAAGCTAGAGATGCAGTAGGAATGTTGACAGATTCTTGGCTCGCTTGTTCTTCTTGAGCGACTGGTTCGCTAGTGGACATTTGAGACGCGATTTTATCTTGGTCTGGAGAGTAGATGCCATAGCTGACCAACATTCCAATTGCAAAGGCAGTGCTGGCGGTGACGACTTGCTTTATCATTCGGTATCCTTTCTTCGTAATTACAGAGTAAGGAACCCGAGAACCCAACTTTATTGCGGGTTTGAGGTAGTCCAGTGGGGGCTCCCTAAGCTGCCCCCATTCCTACGCGACTTATCAAAGGAAGTAAATCAGTTTTCCATAGTAGAATCCGCCATTAAAGCCCATAGGTGCTGTTTCGGGATACTTAGCTCCGGCAACACCCTGGTGATCATGCTCATCTGGGAATTCGTTGAAGATATTCTGGGCTCCCATGATGATCGATAGGTTGTCCATGAGGGCAACTCCAAGTTCTGCATCGACGGTGAACTCTTCACCCGCTTCAATTGGCAGACCACCACTATCTAGGTGAGCCTCGTAGTAGGGACCAAAGTAGTTAACTCTGGCCAGGCTACGCCATGATCCAACTCTGTTTGACAGGCTTAAATTGGCTCTATATTGGGGAAGCCCCTCTTCCAATTGGCGGATACGCTTCTCATCCAAGATACCCGTAGTGTAGTCGATGACTTTTGTTTCAGTCCAGTTTCCAGCAAAGCGCAGAACGCTGGCGCCTGGAAGGGCCTTCAGTGGATACGACATGATGAGATCAACGCCCTGGGTTTCCGTTTCAAACGCATTGGTATAAAAGCGAATGGCAGCATAGTTTCCTGCTCCCGCATAGCCGGCAGCTTCTAATGCGGCAGCCTCTTCAGGGCTGATTTCACGAGATACGGATTGAGCAATGCGATCCTTGATGGCGATATTGAAGTAATCGACCGTCGTGCGCAGTGAACCGGTTTTTAGTATCGCACCGAAAGTATAGTTCTGTGACGTTTCCGGTTTCAGTTGCTCCCCACCATATAGCTGAGCAATTGGGTTTGTGGGGGGAATCGTGCCACGATCGATCAGAGAGCCTCCTTCAAATGCTGTAGTTGTGTTGGTCACATTCGCTTGGCCAGGAGTTGGAGCACGGAAGCCTGTGCTAATTGTCCCCCTTAGAACAAGCTGGTCACTCAAATCAAGTCGCGTCGATAAACGACCATTGCGTGTCACACCAAAGTCTTCAAATTCCTCGTAGCGCCCTGCAAGCCCCACTGACCAGATGCGGGTGATATCACTCTCCACATCAAGGTAGGCAGCATTGTTGTAGCGAGAAAACTTACCGGCGATGTCGGGGCTAAAACCAGAGAAACCGTTCGAGCCAATGGAAAAACCATACTGGCTCAAAGGACCGTTTGCATAGGAGGCCTCATCTCCGGCGTTGATAGTAAATGTTTCTCGTCGTCGCTCTAAGCCCGCAGCTAAGTTGATAGCTCCCATAGGATAAGAAACATCCAAGTTGAATTGCTCGTCTTCCTGAATATAGCCACCTGGTTCGAAAGTCGTAGGAGAATTGGGCCCAAGAGATGCATTCACGGTGTTATCCAGGTAGAACTCCACCTCGTTGCGACCCACGCCACCACTTAAGTCATAGCGAAAACCATTGTTAAATTCGCCGCGAAGACCGAAAACCCCTGAGCTATCCACGAGGCGCCCACCAAATCGAGGTGTGAATCCGCCGGGGAATACTTCGGTGAACGAAAAACACTCGCGCCCTTGAATGGTAGTGTTGTCGGCCGCAGCGTCCAAGGAGAGGTTGCTGCAATCAGGGCCGCTGCCAGG
This window harbors:
- a CDS encoding DUF2059 domain-containing protein, with the translated sequence MIKQVVTASTAFAIGMLVSYGIYSPDQDKIASQMSTSEPVAQEEQASQESVNIPTASLALKEQVLQLNQENQELKLALKSLHSQPQATVSADGASSSSQYRYTPAEDTPDLRLGLAGEYFEVMAMDEQMSKMIEVSFDSMLQSEEGELDAEGVAAMKDVMKKYIAWEKWERSFYEIYAESFTANELQALIDFQKSEVGQAMVEKTPEITAKVMQTMGAGIQENQAKMAEEIEAIHKAAEKRRGKPAETH
- a CDS encoding TonB-dependent receptor plug domain-containing protein, which codes for MKYRLATIPLLCATCFLDAKIAVGQDSEAVETMVVTGTRKAGKTAEQLASPVDIIEGDDLANQGDTELTDLMRNLVPSFNVTTQPISDAGTIVRPANLRGLPPDSTLVLINGKRRHRAAVISFLGQGVSDGAQGVDLSMIPAIAVERAEVLRDGASALYGSDAIAGVMNFVLKDNDEGARFEAKAGSYYEGDGTMFQYAGNVGTSPFEGGFANFSFEYREADATSRSIQRDDAASLRESGNAYVADPAQTWGQPEVKSDVKLFANFGQTINNNLELYAFGNYGTRDSQGGFYYRNPTDRLGVYTTEDSEGNVSQLVGDTNPGSGPDCSNLSLDAAADNTTIQGRECFSFTEVFPGGFTPRFGGRLVDSSGVFGLRGEFNNGFRYDLSGGVGRNEVEFYLDNTVNASLGPNSPTTFEPGGYIQEDEQFNLDVSYPMGAINLAAGLERRRETFTINAGDEASYANGPLSQYGFSIGSNGFSGFSPDIAGKFSRYNNAAYLDVESDITRIWSVGLAGRYEEFEDFGVTRNGRLSTRLDLSDQLVLRGTISTGFRAPTPGQANVTNTTTAFEGGSLIDRGTIPPTNPIAQLYGGEQLKPETSQNYTFGAILKTGSLRTTVDYFNIAIKDRIAQSVSREISPEEAAALEAAGYAGAGNYAAIRFYTNAFETETQGVDLIMSYPLKALPGASVLRFAGNWTETKVIDYTTGILDEKRIRQLEEGLPQYRANLSLSNRVGSWRSLARVNYFGPYYEAHLDSGGLPIEAGEEFTVDAELGVALMDNLSIIMGAQNIFNEFPDEHDHQGVAGAKYPETAPMGFNGGFYYGKLIYFL